The sequence GTTGTTCGCATCTTTGATGCGCTTGGTCACTTGGTTGCAGCCAAGCCACTTGCCGGAACAACGACAAGCATCACCCTGCAAACTCCGGGCAACTACATTGTTCGCGTGAACGGAATGAGCCAGAGCGTGACGCTCAAGTAAGCCAAATAGCCCCTTAACGTTTGTTTTGGGGCTTTTCTGCAAAAGCCCCAATTTTGTAAACTTTTGTTTCTTACGATATTGTTGCAAATTTTACCTAGGACCCCGGAATTTTTTCCGTGGTCTTTTGCTATATTGTTGTCAAACAACAAGATACGAGTCTTTTTCCGGCTAACGGGAGGTGATTTTGAACAATTCGGTCCCTTTACTCCAAATGCTTACGCAGTCCGATATCGCGACCATCGTGATTTTGAGCATCTTGGCGGTCATGTCGCTCGGTTCGTGGGGCATTATCATCGTAAAGTACATCGTGAATATGAAAAACCAGCGCGCCAACGTGGTGTTTTTCCGTAAGTTCGTGAATGTGCGCCAGTTCGTGGAACTGCAGAGCCTTTGCGAAAACGAAGATGACAGTGCGCTGAAGAGCCTCACGTCTGAAGTGCTGAAGGAAGCTTCCAAGTTCAGTAACTTTGTGAGCTATGACTCGATCCAGCATCGCGCCTCGCTCCTGGAAGATACTATCCAGCGTTCGATCGAAGGCCTGCGCCTGACCGAAGACCGCTACTTAGGCTTCTTGGCCACGTGCTCCAACCTCGCCCCGTTCTTCGGACTTTTGGGTACGGTTTGGGGAATTATGGTGGCCTTCTTCCAGATTGGTCAGCATGGTTCGGCAGACCTTACCGTGGTCGCCCCAGGTATCGCCATGGCCTTGATTACCACGGTTGCAGGCCTTGTTGTTGCAATTCCTGCCTCTGCCGGTTATAACTACTTTACTGCCCGCAACGGTCAGAACGAAATTTCGTACTTCAACTTTGGCTCCCAGGTGCTTAGTCTCTTTAAGCGCGGTGACTTGCTCGCCCTTGAAGAAGTGGCCGGCTAGGAGGCATAGTGAAGCGCAGTCGCGGAAAAGAACTTAAGCAGGAGATGAACCTCACGAACATGATCGATATCGTGTTCGCGATTCTGATTGTGTTCATCATTTCTGCACCACTCATGAGCCAGGGTGTCAAGGTGGACTTGCCTAAGGCAGAAGCACCGACCATGGAACAAGAAAAGCTTTTGAAGGTCTCGATCACTAAGAACGAGGAACTCTATATCGCCGATATGATGGTGGATTTCGCGAGTTTCAACAATGTGTTCAAGTCGCTCTGGAATGGCGAGATGGCGGTGGTCATCAATGCCGACGAGTCTGTGAACTACGGCCTGGTGATGAAGGTGGTGACTCAGGTACAAAAGCTCGGAGTAACCAAACTCGGTTTCTTGACGATGAATCCCAAGGAAAGACCAGGGAAGAAATAGGTGAGCGCAGAGAGAAACATCCAGTATTTTTCGTCTGACGATGACGGAATGATGGTGAAAATCATCGTATGTGCGGTGGTTTTCCATTTGCTCATTGCGGGCATTTGTATTGCGTTCCATTTTGTGAATTTCAAGCACGAACCTGAACCGATTCCCGTGTTCGAAATGGTGCAGGTACAGCAGGCTGTACAGCCGCGTCCGCAGCCGCCGCGCCCTAAGCCGGTGGAGCCCAAACCGCCTGAACCCAAGCCGTTGGAACCGAAACCCAAGCCGGAACCTAAACCGAAGGTTGACCCGCAGCTGCCGCCCGAACCCAAGGTAGAGGAAAAACCGCCCGAACCTGAACCGGTGGAAGAACCGCAGCCGGAACCTGAACCGGAACCGCAGGATGATTTTGATGTAGACGACCTGGATCTGCCGACATCGGTGGAGGCCCCGAGCCTGAACCCG comes from Fibrobacter sp. UWB15 and encodes:
- a CDS encoding MotA/TolQ/ExbB proton channel family protein, with the translated sequence MNNSVPLLQMLTQSDIATIVILSILAVMSLGSWGIIIVKYIVNMKNQRANVVFFRKFVNVRQFVELQSLCENEDDSALKSLTSEVLKEASKFSNFVSYDSIQHRASLLEDTIQRSIEGLRLTEDRYLGFLATCSNLAPFFGLLGTVWGIMVAFFQIGQHGSADLTVVAPGIAMALITTVAGLVVAIPASAGYNYFTARNGQNEISYFNFGSQVLSLFKRGDLLALEEVAG
- a CDS encoding biopolymer transporter ExbD; this translates as MKRSRGKELKQEMNLTNMIDIVFAILIVFIISAPLMSQGVKVDLPKAEAPTMEQEKLLKVSITKNEELYIADMMVDFASFNNVFKSLWNGEMAVVINADESVNYGLVMKVVTQVQKLGVTKLGFLTMNPKERPGKK
- a CDS encoding energy transducer TonB, yielding MSAERNIQYFSSDDDGMMVKIIVCAVVFHLLIAGICIAFHFVNFKHEPEPIPVFEMVQVQQAVQPRPQPPRPKPVEPKPPEPKPLEPKPKPEPKPKVDPQLPPEPKVEEKPPEPEPVEEPQPEPEPEPQDDFDVDDLDLPTSVEAPSLNPVGSVDMDPLMQVYLERLKQIIMSNFNPPSNLNVRRDVKTTVQFTVDRFGGITAITLKRSSGNKTWDHLSVRAVQISKVPELPPNFRAPSLVLHFNFTPN